In Paenibacillus guangzhouensis, a single window of DNA contains:
- a CDS encoding DUF4855 domain-containing protein, translating to MKRNRRQGVAAAVALLLVLLWLPTAEAAKDKPEMRNLAAGIGYTWSEQPEPSYGDTGNKLTDGKYGTTVFSDPAWAGHLRKSTRSVIFDLGEKKSIGRIQAHFLQDSSVGIAYPNTVSMYVSNDGAQWGNLAHIPSREVRWADVPASTQDYVWDGSKDGLGQHHPNATMAYAQYVKVTFTTDVFVFVDEIEIWGTDGKGNKTKQVTADRLAYQEPGRATGGMRDLVLLNNGNGSGSWTKDALMPYISYVNQQGEPQDWLFDGVLFQSVLSTSGKDFTKGTATLSDWTAYLDRIFAEQGDLQQLNEAVIEAGVKLGDRGHKVKVVLMMPNPGDTLTDFGDVDGDGMTENFNSAVIGADAAYANKQKAVTWWIQQIKQRWKEEKYGKLKLNGIYWGSKASA from the coding sequence ATGAAACGAAACAGGAGACAAGGCGTTGCCGCCGCTGTTGCATTGTTGCTGGTGCTGCTATGGCTGCCGACAGCCGAAGCAGCTAAGGACAAGCCTGAAATGCGAAATCTCGCAGCGGGTATCGGCTATACGTGGTCGGAGCAGCCAGAGCCAAGCTATGGGGATACGGGCAATAAATTAACGGATGGGAAGTACGGAACAACGGTCTTCTCCGATCCGGCCTGGGCAGGTCATCTTCGTAAGTCTACCCGCAGCGTCATCTTCGACCTCGGGGAGAAGAAATCAATTGGTCGGATTCAGGCACATTTTCTTCAAGATTCATCGGTTGGGATCGCTTATCCAAATACGGTATCCATGTACGTCTCGAATGACGGCGCGCAGTGGGGGAATCTTGCGCACATCCCTAGCCGTGAAGTGCGATGGGCCGATGTCCCGGCGAGCACCCAGGATTATGTCTGGGACGGCAGCAAGGACGGCTTAGGCCAGCATCATCCGAATGCCACGATGGCGTATGCCCAATATGTCAAAGTAACGTTCACCACCGATGTGTTCGTGTTTGTGGATGAGATTGAGATCTGGGGGACGGATGGCAAAGGGAACAAAACCAAACAAGTAACCGCGGATCGTCTTGCGTATCAAGAGCCGGGGAGAGCGACAGGCGGCATGCGCGACCTCGTCTTGCTGAACAACGGGAACGGATCGGGAAGCTGGACGAAAGATGCCCTCATGCCGTATATCAGCTACGTGAACCAACAAGGCGAACCGCAGGATTGGCTGTTCGACGGGGTACTCTTCCAAAGCGTATTGTCGACGAGCGGGAAGGACTTCACGAAAGGGACAGCGACTTTAAGTGATTGGACGGCATATCTGGACAGGATATTCGCGGAGCAAGGGGATCTGCAGCAGTTGAACGAAGCTGTAATCGAAGCCGGGGTGAAGCTGGGGGACCGAGGCCATAAGGTGAAGGTCGTACTGATGATGCCGAATCCCGGCGATACGTTAACGGATTTTGGCGATGTGGATGGCGACGGCATGACGGAGAATTTCAATTCCGCCGTCATTGGTGCGGATGCGGCTTACGCGAATAAGCAAAAGGCGGTCACGTGGTGGATCCAGCAGATCAAGCAGCGGTGGAAAGAGGAGAAGTATGGGAAGCTGAAGCTGAACGGCATTTATTGGGGCAGCAAAGCATCAGCATGA
- a CDS encoding DUF4855 domain-containing protein, giving the protein MDPADQAAVERGEVWEAEAERHLLGQQSISMTDPNEPNVIQDTSKQAHKKDLNFYWISSFQGHRNFDWEALGFDAALLEPSAYNAASVTQRMEDTVGLAKQYRMGIELEFDDQINTDTDKRERYIQTLNGGIDYGYMSKAAFKVYDQGSNRALLGSAKSSDPMARQNYDLMYQFVTGTYAKPRPCTKQPEGPVAPNAAQYVVKCGTEITIASKYNDRSDLWIVFDRFGANKLEGLKEWRLAENTGSNVNPDLSRPSTMLQADISDWIGPYVVRANANGNDNPWDFTGGNHNYDGGSNSSHTGTTASFRVWADGVEVQDGSVTASVYTKIEVVNLIQAYNTKVADGSGRPVLRETVTYEVSNGHVQVHTEIEALEDITFDTYYGLQSVNGAWNDTVRYFAGDQEVASSPAGMYSDSGTKAANPNVDSYLLSSGDQGGFKHMLRVRLDRQYGLGVLANLADHLPVIFTQEYGKTYFLQIKGTTPELKQGEKFQWQGSYDFYAENL; this is encoded by the coding sequence GTGGATCCAGCAGATCAAGCAGCGGTGGAAAGAGGAGAAGTATGGGAAGCTGAAGCTGAACGGCATTTATTGGGGCAGCAAAGCATCAGCATGACCGACCCGAACGAACCGAATGTGATCCAAGACACGAGTAAGCAAGCACATAAGAAGGATCTGAACTTCTATTGGATCTCGAGCTTCCAAGGCCATCGGAACTTTGATTGGGAGGCGCTGGGCTTCGACGCTGCGTTGTTAGAGCCAAGTGCTTACAACGCAGCATCGGTGACACAGCGTATGGAGGATACGGTGGGGTTAGCTAAGCAATACCGTATGGGGATTGAACTGGAGTTCGATGATCAGATCAATACTGATACGGATAAGCGGGAGCGGTATATTCAGACGCTGAATGGCGGTATCGATTATGGCTATATGAGTAAGGCCGCCTTTAAGGTCTATGATCAAGGCAGCAACCGTGCGTTGCTGGGCAGCGCCAAGAGCTCAGACCCGATGGCGCGGCAGAATTACGATCTGATGTATCAGTTCGTGACTGGGACGTATGCGAAGCCAAGGCCTTGCACGAAGCAGCCGGAAGGTCCTGTGGCGCCCAATGCGGCGCAATACGTCGTGAAATGCGGTACCGAGATCACGATTGCCTCCAAGTACAATGACCGGAGCGATCTATGGATCGTATTCGATCGGTTCGGCGCGAATAAGCTTGAGGGACTCAAGGAATGGCGATTAGCCGAAAATACGGGGTCGAACGTAAATCCAGACCTGTCTCGTCCATCGACCATGCTGCAGGCGGATATATCCGACTGGATCGGGCCTTATGTGGTGCGGGCGAACGCGAACGGCAATGACAACCCGTGGGACTTCACGGGAGGCAATCACAACTACGATGGCGGCAGCAATAGCTCACATACGGGTACGACAGCATCGTTCCGCGTATGGGCTGACGGCGTGGAAGTCCAGGACGGCAGCGTGACGGCGAGCGTCTATACGAAGATCGAAGTAGTTAACTTGATCCAAGCCTATAACACGAAGGTGGCGGATGGCTCCGGAAGACCTGTGCTGCGGGAAACCGTCACGTATGAGGTTTCGAACGGACACGTGCAGGTGCATACCGAGATCGAAGCGCTGGAAGACATCACGTTCGATACGTATTACGGACTTCAGTCCGTGAATGGGGCATGGAATGATACGGTTCGCTATTTCGCGGGCGATCAGGAGGTCGCGTCCAGCCCGGCGGGCATGTATAGCGATTCGGGCACGAAGGCGGCGAACCCGAACGTGGATAGCTACTTGCTCAGCTCCGGCGATCAAGGCGGGTTCAAGCATATGCTGCGTGTACGGCTTGATCGGCAGTATGGACTCGGCGTGTTAGCGAATCTAGCAGATCACCTGCCGGTCATTTTCACGCAGGAATACGGCAAGACCTATTTCCTGCAGATCAAAGGGACGACACCGGAACTGAAGCAGGGCGAGAAATTCCAATGGCAAGGAAGTTATGACTTCTACGCCGAGAATCTATAA
- a CDS encoding FAD:protein FMN transferase, which produces METRFRAMNTEIAVTINELHGHDDWAAQVQQSFRDMEMTASRFVADSELSRWNAAPVGMPYALSKRLYELTAYAWQCARKTDFRFHPCVGSTLAQFGYDRSFEKLQRTDEELSAGQQATLLAMGSSERRHLQPEILGFSEHDLTITKHISADIDLGGIGKGWTVDQVYHMLRDDYGVHSGVIDAGGDMRVWGEGTPWQIGVQHPSDEDRELVQLWMKQGAIATSNVLYRRWQHHGQLYHHIIDGRTLQPANSDIVQATVLAPTTALAEVVSKVICMLPSSEVNAWVASHFAGVGYLFLTREDEIKLNREVKHYVEELNW; this is translated from the coding sequence ATGGAGACCCGATTTCGTGCCATGAATACGGAGATTGCCGTAACCATCAACGAATTGCACGGTCATGACGATTGGGCGGCGCAAGTTCAGCAGTCGTTCAGGGATATGGAAATGACGGCCTCGCGTTTCGTGGCGGACAGCGAATTGTCACGCTGGAATGCGGCGCCAGTCGGAATGCCGTATGCATTATCGAAGCGGCTCTATGAACTCACAGCCTATGCGTGGCAATGTGCAAGAAAGACCGATTTCCGGTTTCATCCCTGCGTCGGCTCCACGCTCGCGCAGTTCGGCTACGACCGATCCTTCGAGAAGCTGCAGCGTACGGATGAGGAGCTGTCAGCAGGGCAGCAGGCGACGCTGCTTGCTATGGGCAGTAGTGAAAGGCGCCATCTGCAACCTGAAATATTGGGATTTTCGGAGCATGATCTGACGATTACTAAACATATCTCTGCAGATATCGATCTGGGAGGGATCGGGAAGGGCTGGACGGTGGATCAGGTCTATCATATGCTTCGGGACGATTACGGTGTTCATTCCGGTGTCATCGACGCAGGCGGGGATATGCGCGTTTGGGGTGAAGGAACGCCTTGGCAGATCGGCGTTCAGCATCCGTCGGATGAAGACCGTGAGCTCGTTCAGTTATGGATGAAGCAGGGGGCGATCGCTACTTCCAATGTCCTGTATCGACGCTGGCAGCATCATGGGCAACTCTACCATCATATTATCGATGGGCGTACGCTGCAGCCGGCGAACTCGGATATCGTGCAAGCCACGGTGCTCGCGCCGACGACAGCGTTAGCGGAGGTGGTGTCGAAGGTGATCTGCATGCTTCCTTCTTCGGAAGTGAACGCTTGGGTCGCTTCGCATTTTGCAGGGGTCGGATATCTTTTCCTCACGAGAGAAGACGAAATCAAGCTGAATCGGGAAGTGAAACATTACGTGGAGGAGCTGAATTGGTAA
- a CDS encoding ferric reductase-like transmembrane domain-containing protein, producing the protein METYLSTWGVIKAAGICSYLLLFVSVCAGAFSYGKLLPAKTRAAMLPIHQWSGWFGFLFGLLHGVVLLIDSYAPFSLKELVIPFYADHQRMAIGFGIVAFYMYLAVLVTSDWMKWFGRKVWRAVHYLPFPAYVFSLLHGFLAGSDTTHKEMKIMYAATGIVFILVFVVRIGWSKKNTVKEHNAHAYTAGRG; encoded by the coding sequence ATGGAGACATATCTATCAACCTGGGGCGTCATTAAGGCGGCGGGCATATGCTCGTATTTGCTATTGTTCGTCTCGGTCTGTGCGGGAGCCTTCAGCTACGGCAAGCTGCTCCCCGCAAAGACGCGAGCAGCAATGCTGCCTATCCATCAATGGAGTGGATGGTTTGGTTTTCTATTCGGTTTGCTGCACGGCGTCGTGCTGCTGATCGATTCATATGCGCCGTTCTCACTGAAGGAGCTGGTGATTCCTTTCTACGCGGATCATCAGAGAATGGCAATCGGCTTCGGAATCGTTGCATTCTATATGTATTTGGCCGTGCTCGTCACGTCGGATTGGATGAAATGGTTCGGGCGAAAGGTGTGGAGGGCGGTGCACTATCTTCCTTTTCCCGCCTATGTCTTTTCCTTGCTTCACGGGTTCCTAGCCGGATCGGATACGACGCATAAGGAGATGAAGATCATGTATGCCGCGACAGGCATCGTGTTCATTCTCGTCTTCGTCGTAAGAATCGGATGGAGCAAGAAGAATACGGTAAAGGAGCATAACGCACATGCATATACTGCTGGCAGAGGATGA
- a CDS encoding response regulator transcription factor yields the protein MHILLAEDDVRLGPLIVHMLKKEGHAVDWVKDGVEALDYIETTSYDMVILDWMMPRMDGITLCGHLRMNNYAGGIIMLTAKDTLNDRIDGLDAGADDYIVKPFEFFELFARIRSLSRRIAQGIQDDWIEIGANRLQLQERSLYVGEAIVPLTIREFQLIELFMRNYGKVLPRQLLIDRIWGCDTEVNSNTLDALVKQLRKKLEGVTADMQIHNVRGTGYKLEVADVC from the coding sequence ATGCATATACTGCTGGCAGAGGATGATGTTCGGCTGGGTCCGCTTATCGTGCATATGCTGAAGAAGGAAGGACACGCTGTAGACTGGGTCAAGGACGGCGTAGAAGCGCTGGATTATATAGAAACCACGAGCTATGACATGGTCATTCTCGATTGGATGATGCCCCGTATGGATGGAATAACGCTGTGCGGGCACCTGCGCATGAATAACTATGCGGGCGGCATTATTATGCTGACGGCCAAGGATACGCTGAACGATCGGATCGATGGTCTGGATGCAGGCGCCGACGATTATATCGTCAAGCCGTTCGAATTCTTCGAATTGTTCGCTCGCATACGCTCCTTGTCCAGACGCATCGCGCAGGGGATTCAAGACGATTGGATCGAGATCGGAGCGAACCGGCTGCAACTGCAGGAGCGGTCATTGTACGTTGGCGAGGCGATCGTTCCCTTAACCATACGGGAATTCCAACTGATCGAACTGTTCATGCGAAATTATGGCAAAGTTCTGCCAAGACAGCTCCTGATCGACCGGATATGGGGCTGCGATACTGAAGTGAACAGTAATACGCTTGACGCGCTTGTCAAGCAGCTGAGGAAGAAGCTGGAAGGCGTGACCGCAGACATGCAGATCCACAACGTGCGAGGCACGGGGTATAAGCTGGAGGTTGCCGATGTTTGCTAG
- a CDS encoding sensor histidine kinase: protein MFARTSSRLTLFFAVMMIVFLLCINAASYLLLSSLIYKDQQLKLKSVVEVEFKEHGRELLDGRNRPGRGEIAGDNRMKPDPYRDVAVPLRPFYMVLDSNGRLIRSNEIDPALAQEICDKFEQSVPLNEEIVHQVLTTGEHKMHLFLSGRAVFQGNEPAGSIVAGIDVSEQHRLLEQVIWTQVIISILFLLVSIGFGYMMSRRAMKPIMQSFAKQQQFTADASHELRTPLSVLHSSIEVLESEGEMLPPFSKQVLQDMKEEVKRMTGLVSDLLTLARADAPAMKLSFIDFALDEEFDRLHRNFAPIAIQRHIQMVVHADTHAIVHADQERFRQLLVILLDNAMQYTAEGGNVEVQVDVRGSLLTVQIRDTGIGIPEDKLLEVFERFNRLDESRNRTHGHAGLGLSIAKWIAEAHRGTIKVDSKLGEGSNFIVTLPIVVPKLKG, encoded by the coding sequence ATGTTTGCTAGGACGAGCAGCAGACTGACGTTGTTCTTCGCTGTCATGATGATCGTGTTCCTCTTGTGCATCAATGCAGCAAGCTATTTGCTGTTGTCTTCCTTGATCTATAAGGACCAGCAGTTGAAGCTGAAGTCAGTCGTTGAAGTGGAATTTAAGGAGCATGGACGCGAGCTGCTCGATGGACGTAACCGGCCGGGACGTGGCGAGATTGCTGGCGATAATAGAATGAAGCCAGATCCGTACCGAGATGTGGCAGTTCCGCTCCGCCCATTCTATATGGTGCTCGACAGCAATGGACGCTTAATTCGAAGCAATGAAATCGATCCCGCGCTGGCACAAGAGATTTGCGATAAATTCGAGCAGAGCGTTCCGCTGAATGAAGAAATCGTGCATCAGGTTCTAACGACGGGGGAGCACAAGATGCATCTCTTTTTATCCGGCAGAGCAGTCTTTCAGGGGAACGAGCCTGCGGGCAGCATTGTGGCCGGGATCGACGTGTCCGAACAGCATCGGCTGCTTGAGCAGGTGATATGGACGCAGGTTATCATATCGATCCTATTCTTGCTCGTATCTATCGGCTTTGGATACATGATGTCGCGCCGGGCGATGAAACCGATCATGCAATCGTTCGCGAAGCAGCAGCAATTCACCGCAGACGCATCGCATGAATTGCGCACGCCACTCAGTGTGCTTCATTCCTCCATCGAAGTGCTGGAGAGTGAGGGAGAGATGCTGCCGCCGTTCTCCAAGCAGGTGCTGCAGGACATGAAGGAAGAGGTCAAGCGCATGACCGGGTTGGTATCAGACCTGTTAACGCTCGCACGTGCGGATGCGCCCGCCATGAAGCTGTCGTTCATCGATTTTGCACTGGATGAGGAGTTCGATCGGTTACATCGGAACTTCGCACCTATTGCGATTCAGCGGCATATCCAAATGGTTGTGCATGCCGATACCCACGCGATCGTACATGCCGATCAGGAGCGGTTTCGGCAACTGCTGGTCATTCTGCTGGATAATGCGATGCAGTATACAGCTGAAGGTGGGAACGTGGAGGTTCAGGTCGACGTAAGAGGGAGCTTGTTAACGGTACAGATTCGGGATACGGGGATCGGGATTCCGGAAGATAAGCTGCTTGAGGTCTTTGAACGGTTCAATCGATTGGACGAATCGCGTAACCGGACGCATGGGCATGCAGGACTCGGGCTTTCTATTGCGAAATGGATCGCTGAAGCGCATCGGGGCACGATCAAGGTCGACAGTAAATTAGGCGAAGGAAGCAATTTTATCGTTACGCTACCAATTGTCGTTCCGAAATTGAAGGGTTAA
- a CDS encoding acyltransferase family protein — MTSKITYLDGLRGLAACIVVVSHFFQVFAPSVFEGKADIAHFAFESFAARTPINLLFNGNFSVCLFFVLSGYVLSYRYFRTKDPLPVYSSALRRYLRLAVPAVLSVVIAYLVICFGFGYYDDIQGMTLSSMPDPFTASASFSVMIQEAFYHTFFTYGMTYNPVLWTMTYELFGSFLIFGFLLLVGKFKLRFLIYLALCWVFIDSYYLGFVLGMLLSDLRYSDRERNWLDTIRRPWVNVLLLIAGLYLGSFPYLAVDGTVYALLVWQTGASFAYFQFYHVIGAFMVLLALLNSSRMQAWFSSKPFAYLGKISFSLYLVHFTLLCSFGSYLFLHLHDILPYGVSVVLTVLITTPVIFMCAHFYYRWVDAVTLAVLARWSKRLLQPMADRNKQRLRKGAEE, encoded by the coding sequence ATGACGTCCAAAATCACTTATTTAGACGGTTTACGAGGATTGGCGGCTTGTATCGTCGTTGTATCTCACTTTTTTCAAGTATTTGCTCCGTCAGTCTTTGAAGGGAAGGCGGACATTGCGCACTTTGCCTTCGAGAGCTTCGCTGCGAGAACACCGATCAATCTATTGTTCAACGGCAATTTCTCGGTCTGCCTGTTCTTTGTCCTCAGCGGGTACGTGCTCAGTTATCGGTATTTTCGGACGAAAGATCCGCTTCCCGTCTACTCCTCTGCACTGCGAAGATATTTGCGCCTCGCTGTGCCTGCCGTGTTGTCCGTCGTCATCGCTTACCTCGTCATTTGCTTCGGGTTCGGGTACTATGATGATATTCAAGGGATGACGCTGTCTTCCATGCCGGATCCATTTACCGCGAGCGCGAGCTTCAGCGTCATGATCCAAGAAGCTTTCTACCACACCTTCTTCACGTATGGCATGACGTATAATCCCGTGCTGTGGACCATGACCTATGAGCTGTTCGGCTCTTTCCTCATCTTCGGCTTCCTGCTGCTCGTAGGTAAATTCAAGCTTCGTTTTCTAATCTATCTAGCGCTATGTTGGGTGTTCATTGATTCCTATTACTTAGGATTCGTGCTCGGCATGCTGCTCAGCGACCTGAGGTATAGCGACCGCGAACGGAACTGGCTGGATACCATTCGCCGCCCTTGGGTGAACGTCCTCCTCCTCATCGCCGGGCTCTATCTTGGCTCTTTCCCATATCTCGCCGTGGATGGCACGGTCTATGCCCTGCTCGTCTGGCAGACGGGAGCTTCCTTCGCCTACTTCCAGTTCTATCATGTGATAGGTGCTTTCATGGTCTTACTCGCCCTGCTGAATTCATCCCGGATGCAAGCATGGTTCAGCAGCAAGCCATTCGCATATCTTGGCAAAATATCATTCTCGCTCTACCTCGTTCATTTCACCCTGCTCTGCTCCTTCGGCAGCTACCTCTTCCTTCACCTGCATGACATACTTCCTTATGGGGTAAGCGTCGTCCTAACCGTCCTGATCACAACGCCCGTCATCTTCATGTGTGCACATTTCTACTACCGCTGGGTGGATGCGGTCACGCTTGCTGTTCTCGCACGATGGAGCAAGCGATTGCTCCAGCCGATGGCGGACCGCAACAAGCAGCGGCTGCGTAAAGGTGCAGAAGAATAG
- a CDS encoding helix-turn-helix domain-containing protein produces the protein MRPLDIEELTRSGVIYFTSKLEMLEELHCKMYKLDRVHNLWTHFHDYFQIWYVSKGGFIHTVDNRPYTITKGDLFVVAPYTLHSIQVESDREIEIIGCEFMPGFVNEQLDQRTANQVVFDASYLEHFWHNDPTAQSQIALDGVTEGKIRNLMLEMLSEYEKRTPFFQMVLKSNLLALLAIIVRQVNRDVVRAGFEKSEKYRDIMTRVVDYMHHNVHEDIKLEQVCTLANMSKSTFCSLFKEWTGKTFNRYLIDLRILNAMTLLQRPALSVTDVCYATGFNELSYFCRIFKKYTGISPNHFRKQAIQK, from the coding sequence ATGAGACCGTTAGATATCGAGGAGTTAACGCGTTCAGGGGTTATTTATTTTACTTCGAAGCTAGAAATGCTAGAGGAATTGCACTGCAAAATGTATAAATTGGACAGAGTTCACAACCTGTGGACCCATTTCCATGATTATTTTCAGATTTGGTACGTCTCCAAAGGCGGATTCATTCATACCGTGGACAATCGACCCTATACGATTACAAAAGGCGACTTATTCGTCGTCGCCCCTTATACCTTACATAGCATCCAAGTCGAGAGCGATCGAGAGATAGAGATCATCGGCTGCGAATTCATGCCGGGGTTCGTGAATGAACAATTGGATCAACGGACGGCGAATCAGGTGGTTTTCGACGCCAGCTATTTGGAGCACTTCTGGCATAACGATCCCACTGCGCAATCGCAAATTGCGCTGGATGGTGTAACGGAAGGGAAGATTCGCAATCTGATGCTAGAAATGCTCAGTGAATACGAGAAACGAACGCCATTTTTTCAAATGGTGCTGAAATCGAATCTATTGGCCCTGCTGGCGATCATCGTTCGGCAGGTGAATCGCGACGTCGTCCGGGCGGGGTTCGAGAAGTCCGAGAAATATCGTGACATCATGACCCGCGTCGTAGACTATATGCATCACAACGTGCATGAAGATATTAAATTGGAGCAGGTATGCACCCTGGCGAATATGTCGAAATCGACCTTTTGCAGCTTGTTCAAGGAGTGGACAGGCAAGACCTTCAACCGCTATCTGATCGATTTGCGCATCCTGAATGCGATGACGCTGCTTCAGCGTCCAGCCTTATCTGTTACGGATGTCTGCTATGCGACGGGGTTTAATGAGCTCTCTTATTTCTGTCGAATTTTCAAAAAGTATACGGGGATTTCACCCAACCATTTCCGCAAGCAGGCGATCCAAAAATAG
- a CDS encoding ABC transporter substrate-binding protein, which translates to MQKKPWLWGLVLVLMISVASGCSGNGTQKGSDQTEGSQGGDGAKGAVELSFWYGWTGPEAAALEKIIAKWNAANPDIKVKGLSQSDYQKQLTAITGGNPPDIASNFGQDVVPWGERGAMMPLDDYIKKDGVDLSDYIAAALSSSQANGKTYALPIAMHTTMLFYNKDLLKEAGLDGPPQTISQLKEYITKLSVKENGGRLQRLGLWPGVDAFTFTNAFGGSYYDANAKQVTPDNAGVKSAINLAKGIWDQFGSEELDRFASGLGQYMSAQNPFFTGRYAMTIDGEWLPTFIKQFAPNLNYGIAPIPYDDANPNLKNPGNVTTSVFYIPKGVKNPDASWNFLKWLMEPAQMGEFTAALGNLPTRTSLISDPIYKDVPGFQEFLTYSQSPNLHSFPATSFANEYMTEFSDQYNAILRGKIGIDEGLKKVKDKIQPLVK; encoded by the coding sequence ATGCAAAAAAAACCATGGCTGTGGGGTCTAGTTCTTGTTCTTATGATTTCGGTTGCATCAGGCTGTTCGGGGAATGGAACTCAGAAGGGGAGCGATCAGACAGAGGGTTCGCAGGGAGGCGATGGGGCGAAGGGTGCAGTAGAGCTCAGCTTCTGGTACGGCTGGACGGGGCCGGAAGCGGCGGCGCTCGAGAAGATCATCGCGAAATGGAATGCGGCGAATCCGGACATCAAGGTGAAGGGACTTTCGCAGAGCGATTATCAGAAGCAGCTCACCGCGATTACGGGAGGCAATCCGCCGGATATCGCCTCGAACTTCGGGCAGGATGTCGTGCCTTGGGGTGAACGCGGGGCGATGATGCCGCTCGACGATTACATCAAGAAGGACGGCGTTGATCTCAGCGATTATATTGCGGCTGCGCTGAGCTCGTCGCAGGCGAACGGTAAGACGTACGCGCTGCCGATCGCGATGCATACGACGATGTTGTTCTACAACAAGGACCTGCTGAAGGAAGCGGGACTGGACGGTCCGCCGCAGACGATCAGTCAGCTGAAGGAATATATCACGAAGCTCAGCGTCAAGGAGAACGGAGGACGACTGCAGCGGCTAGGGCTATGGCCGGGGGTGGATGCATTCACGTTCACGAATGCGTTCGGCGGTTCTTACTATGATGCGAATGCGAAGCAGGTGACGCCGGACAATGCAGGTGTCAAGTCGGCGATTAATCTCGCGAAGGGCATCTGGGATCAATTCGGATCGGAGGAGCTGGATCGCTTCGCATCGGGACTCGGACAATATATGTCCGCCCAGAATCCGTTCTTCACCGGCCGCTATGCGATGACGATCGATGGGGAGTGGCTGCCGACCTTCATCAAGCAGTTCGCGCCGAATTTGAATTACGGCATCGCGCCAATTCCGTATGACGATGCTAACCCGAATCTGAAAAATCCCGGGAACGTCACGACGAGCGTATTCTACATTCCGAAGGGCGTGAAGAATCCGGATGCTTCGTGGAATTTCCTGAAGTGGCTGATGGAGCCGGCGCAGATGGGAGAGTTCACCGCCGCACTTGGGAATCTGCCGACAAGAACATCACTCATTAGCGACCCGATCTACAAGGATGTGCCTGGATTCCAAGAGTTCCTCACTTATTCGCAGAGCCCGAATCTGCATTCGTTCCCGGCGACATCCTTCGCGAACGAATATATGACAGAGTTCTCAGATCAATATAACGCCATCTTACGGGGCAAGATCGGCATCGACGAAGGGCTGAAGAAGGTGAAGGATAAGATCCAACCGCTTGTCAAATAA
- a CDS encoding carbohydrate ABC transporter permease: MKPLAERTGYTRRQWHYFWLGLLFASPWIIGFLVFTVYPFFSSLYFSLTAYDLFNPPQWVGLDNYKQIMSDERFYKSINNTLFMAFISVPISLASSLVIALMLNFKVKGINFYRTIFYLPAVIPVVASALLWTWMLNPDFGLINMFLRAVGLPDPAWLMDPRYTKPSLILMGLWGSGAGALIFLAALQGVPQQYYEAAQVDGANGWHRFWRITIPALSPIILFQLIMGLIGAFQIFTESYILAGGKSVSGSIGGPDQSLLFYAVNLYQEAFMNLKMGYASALAWILFIIVMAITLVLLKTSRRWVYYGGE; encoded by the coding sequence ATGAAGCCGCTCGCTGAACGTACGGGCTACACGAGACGGCAATGGCATTATTTCTGGCTGGGACTCCTCTTTGCATCCCCATGGATTATCGGATTCCTGGTCTTTACGGTGTATCCCTTCTTCAGCTCTTTGTACTTCAGCTTGACAGCTTACGATTTATTCAATCCGCCGCAGTGGGTGGGGCTGGATAACTACAAGCAGATCATGAGCGACGAACGATTTTATAAATCGATCAACAACACGTTGTTCATGGCCTTCATCTCGGTACCAATCTCACTAGCCAGCTCCTTGGTTATCGCGCTCATGTTGAATTTCAAGGTTAAGGGCATTAACTTTTATCGCACGATTTTCTATTTGCCGGCTGTCATTCCTGTCGTGGCGAGCGCACTACTGTGGACGTGGATGCTGAATCCAGACTTTGGCCTCATCAATATGTTCCTTCGTGCGGTCGGACTTCCGGATCCAGCTTGGCTCATGGATCCGCGTTATACGAAGCCATCGCTCATTCTGATGGGGTTATGGGGCTCCGGCGCAGGCGCCTTGATCTTCCTCGCAGCGCTGCAGGGTGTGCCTCAGCAGTATTACGAGGCCGCGCAAGTTGATGGGGCGAACGGGTGGCACCGCTTCTGGCGAATTACGATCCCGGCGCTATCGCCGATCATACTCTTCCAGCTCATCATGGGGCTGATCGGTGCTTTTCAGATATTCACGGAGTCCTATATCTTGGCTGGAGGCAAGTCGGTAAGCGGCTCTATCGGCGGGCCGGATCAATCGCTGTTGTTCTATGCGGTCAACCTCTACCAAGAAGCGTTCATGAACCTGAAGATGGGCTACGCTTCGGCACTGGCTTGGATTTTGTTCATCATCGTGATGGCTATTACCCTCGTGCTGCTGAAGACGTCCAGACGCTGGGTCTATTATGGAGGTGAATAG